The following are encoded together in the Ranitomeya imitator isolate aRanImi1 chromosome 4, aRanImi1.pri, whole genome shotgun sequence genome:
- the LOC138676852 gene encoding uncharacterized protein translates to MRPIQRVLLLWLVLRLLEEQSRDEERRRRRRRRFWVHPTVSQIHTKRHFNNLYMDLRQHPEKFVAFCRMSIQAFDKLLEELRPGLTFKDTFMRYCISAEERLVITLRFLATGMSFSDLHLHFLVGRSTISTIVHSTCQQIWTQLKNTVMPETTEQQWLQIVEGFYANSQFPNCLGALGGKRIRVKWPPLCAPQYHNSELFFSVLVLGLVDSNYRFITISIQSCESSNDSQISTTSIMGQQLLVNPRAIPQPRVLLGSSGPPAPFVIVADEAFDMSNHVLRPFSCRGMDNRRRIYNCRLTKARKYVEYGFGLLFAKWQLLSSAIQLDEPNVTSVIQACVILHNFVRMNDTSLDQVMEVPESFTLPNVIQDHSARLKDSGLKVRNQYADYFMTPEGRVPWQDDDVGKHA, encoded by the exons ATGAGGCCTATTCAGCGTGTCCTCCTGTTATGGCTGGTGTTACGACTGTTGGAGGAACAATCTAGGGATGaagaaaggaggaggaggaggaggagacgattCTGGGTTCATCCTACAGTGTCCCAAATTCATACCAAAAGGCACTTTAATAATCTCTACATGGACCTTCGCCAGCACCCGGAGAAGTTTGTCGCCTTCTGTCGGATGTCAATCCAAGCATTTGACAAACTCCTGGAGGAGCTGCGCCCTGGATTGACGTTCAAGGACACATTTATGAGATATTGCATCTCCGCCGAGGAACGTCTTGTTATCACACTAAG ATTTCTGGCAACGGGGATGTCATTTTCGGACCTGCATTTACATTTCTTAGTGGGAAGAAGCACAATCTCGACCATTGTACATTCTACTTGTCAGCAAATCTGGACCCAGCTGAAAAACACTGTCATGCCTGAGACAACTGAACAGCAGTGGTTGCAGATAGTGGAGGGGTTCTACGCCAATTCACAGTTTCCCAATTGTCTTGGTGCTTTGGGTGGGAAGCGCATTAGGGTTAAGTGGCCACCACTCTGTGCACCCCAATATCACAATTCTGAACTATTTTTTTCGGTACTGGTGTTAGGCTTGGTAGATAGCAACTACCGTTTTATAACTATCAGTATTCAGTCTTGTGAAAGCTCGAATGATTCACAAATCTCTACAACTTCCATAATGGGTCAGCAGCTTCTTGTCAACCCACGAGCCATCCCCCAACCGCGTGTTCTGCTCGGATCCTCTGGACCACCTGCCCCATTTGTTATAGTGGCGGACGAGGCGTTTGACATGTCAAATCATGTTCTTCGGCCTTTTTCCTGTAGAGGCATGGACAATCGGAGGCGCATTTATAACTGTAGGCTGACAAAAGCCAGAAAATATGTGGAATATGGCTTTGGCCTTCTTTTTGCTAAATGGCAGCTTTTGTCGAGCGCGATTCAGCTTGATGAGCCTAATGTCACTTCTGTTATCCAAGCTTGTGTCATTCTCCACAACTTTGTACGGATGAATGACACATCCTTGGACCAAGTCATGGAGGTTCCTGAGTCCTTCACATTGCCTAATGTAATTCAGGATCATTCAGCTAGACTGAAAGACTCTGGTTTGAAGGTCCGAAACCAGTATGCGGATTATTTTATGACGCCAGAAGGTAGAGTGCCATGGCAGGATGATGATGTTGGCAAACATGCgtaa